The following proteins are co-located in the Mesorhizobium sp. M1E.F.Ca.ET.045.02.1.1 genome:
- a CDS encoding phospholipase D-like domain-containing protein — MDKYQARGPLKTLLPARVAQGTTFKPTHPDADDAYEWMGLEARKEIFALLDAAVADPAATVSMVAYDMSESEIMDRLFALGPRLRMIIDDSDKHGLKTSGETQSETLLKASAGEDNVKRERMGGLQHNKMIIVDAAVPRAVCGSTNFSWRGLYVQSNNALLLTGAQAVAPLKAAFEAYWKKDGFANGPSPDWHPLGLAGIDASITFSPHDTARARLAEIGQDVEKAQACLLYSLAFLSITGGAVTDAVEAATNSPVSPTAFPTTTPVSPFISPMATLHPSISLASTNTCRRRLRSNLTPASGQICTTSLVIDFNTPDARVWTGSYNFSKPADLQNGENLLLIRDQKIATSYMVEGIRIFDDYHFRVTQEDAAEAKKTSSLQKAPTAGEDPWWAEDYTDPFKIRDRELFA, encoded by the coding sequence GTGGACAAATATCAGGCTCGCGGGCCGCTCAAAACATTGCTGCCCGCCCGCGTCGCTCAGGGCACCACGTTCAAGCCGACGCATCCGGACGCGGACGATGCCTACGAATGGATGGGACTGGAGGCCCGAAAAGAGATCTTTGCGCTTTTGGATGCAGCAGTAGCCGATCCTGCCGCAACGGTCAGCATGGTCGCCTACGACATGAGCGAAAGCGAAATCATGGACCGCCTGTTCGCGCTCGGTCCGCGCCTCAGGATGATCATCGACGACAGCGATAAGCATGGGCTCAAGACAAGTGGTGAGACCCAGTCCGAGACACTGCTCAAGGCTTCCGCTGGCGAGGACAACGTCAAGCGGGAACGGATGGGAGGTCTCCAACATAATAAGATGATTATCGTGGATGCGGCCGTCCCGCGCGCCGTCTGCGGTTCGACAAACTTCAGCTGGCGCGGGCTCTATGTTCAATCGAACAACGCCTTGCTGTTAACGGGCGCTCAAGCCGTCGCCCCCCTCAAGGCTGCGTTCGAGGCCTATTGGAAAAAGGATGGGTTCGCCAACGGTCCCTCACCCGACTGGCATCCGCTCGGCTTGGCGGGCATTGATGCCAGCATCACCTTTTCTCCCCATGACACAGCCCGTGCCCGCCTTGCGGAAATCGGCCAGGATGTCGAAAAGGCCCAGGCCTGCCTCCTCTATTCCCTGGCTTTCCTGAGCATCACAGGCGGTGCTGTAACCGACGCCGTGGAAGCGGCTACCAACAGCCCGGTTTCACCTACGGCATTTCCGACAACAACACCGGTGTCACCGTTCATAAGCCCAATGGCAACACTGCACCCGTCTATTTCGCTCGCCTCAACAAACACGTGCCGACGCCGTTTAAGGTCGAACCTTACACCGGCATCGGGCCAAATCTGCACCACAAGTTTGGTAATCGATTTCAACACACCTGACGCCCGCGTGTGGACCGGTTCTTACAACTTCAGCAAGCCCGCTGACCTTCAGAACGGAGAGAACCTGCTCCTCATCCGCGACCAAAAAATTGCGACATCGTATATGGTCGAAGGGATACGCATCTTCGACGACTACCATTTCCGCGTCACCCAGGAAGACGCTGCAGAGGCCAAAAAGACATCGTCCTTGCAAAAGGCGCCTACGGCCGGTGAAGACCCATGGTGGGCTGAGGACTATACAGACCCGTTCAAGATCCGAGACCGTGAGCTGTTCGCATAG